One segment of Paraburkholderia caribensis DNA contains the following:
- a CDS encoding glycoside hydrolase family 31 protein, giving the protein MATLKNRPQFSVIEVPAEAPAEALPVPAGNPIVLSAADGARIELFVLADDIIRVLVLPTGELRGPRTWSIAPGLEDVPLDGRDRRDTSGFGPTVFSATRDAQRLVVETAQIRLTVALDGGFCSWAIARDGAWHDVMNDRKTQAYNFGWWDERVYHYVERQRGEMYVGLGERAGTLDRANQSYEMRNIDAMGYSARSTDPLYKHIPFYVTWQPQTSMGFGLFYDTLADCRFDMGRELDNYHGHYRHFVAEHGDLDYYFIASADTPLHAVRRFTWLTGRPALMTKWGLGYSGSTMSYTDAPDAQHKMGEFIARCREHDVLCDSFHLSSGYTSIGAKRYIFNWNHEKFPDIDGFVHGYLREGVKLCANIKPCLLQDHPAFDEAAQAGLLIESRDGEPAWVQFWDEVGAYLDFTNPATIDWWKARVKDSLLRHGIASTWNDNNEFEIWTPDAIAQGFGEPFPAHQAKVLQTQLMMRASRDAQREHSPGTRPFLVSRSGGVGMHRYVQTWSGDNYTSWETLRYNLKMGLGLAMSGVSNSGHDIGGFSGPAPEPELLLRWVAFGIFLPRFSIHSWNDDGTVNEPWMYPEATAQIAGLIKLRYRLIPYLYELLWQSHRSYEPVLRPLFAEFPNDPRCLADGDDMMLGASLLVAPVVEQGQSKRDVYLPAGARWASYWSGEVFEGGQGVTLPAPFEQPVMLLREGGVMPLNVAEQHFARPADERAFIALPFEGAGTAQGGCVEDDGETQAWRDGAQGHWKVAIASDATTLRIAIDREGQMPFEQHDVRLSVPSSETRVAICTNGEVISDSIVSGWRRLTLRLAHP; this is encoded by the coding sequence ATGGCTACGTTGAAGAACCGACCGCAGTTTTCCGTCATTGAAGTGCCCGCCGAAGCGCCCGCCGAAGCGCTTCCCGTACCAGCCGGCAACCCGATCGTGTTGTCCGCTGCCGATGGCGCGCGGATCGAACTGTTCGTTCTCGCCGACGACATCATCCGCGTGCTCGTGCTGCCGACGGGCGAGCTTCGCGGACCGCGCACCTGGTCGATTGCGCCCGGTCTGGAAGACGTGCCGCTCGACGGCCGCGACCGGCGCGATACGAGCGGCTTCGGGCCGACGGTGTTCAGCGCGACGCGCGACGCGCAACGGCTGGTCGTCGAAACGGCGCAGATCCGCCTGACCGTCGCGCTGGACGGCGGCTTCTGTTCGTGGGCCATCGCGCGCGACGGCGCGTGGCACGACGTGATGAACGACCGCAAGACGCAGGCGTACAACTTCGGCTGGTGGGACGAGCGTGTTTATCACTACGTCGAACGGCAGCGCGGCGAAATGTACGTGGGCCTCGGTGAACGCGCCGGCACGCTGGACCGCGCGAACCAGAGCTACGAGATGCGCAACATCGACGCGATGGGCTATAGCGCGCGCAGCACGGACCCGCTATACAAGCACATCCCGTTCTACGTGACGTGGCAGCCGCAAACATCGATGGGCTTCGGTCTGTTCTACGACACGCTCGCCGATTGCCGCTTCGACATGGGCCGCGAACTGGACAACTATCACGGCCACTACCGTCATTTCGTCGCCGAGCATGGCGACCTGGACTACTACTTCATCGCGTCGGCCGATACGCCGCTGCACGCGGTGCGCCGCTTCACCTGGCTCACGGGCCGGCCCGCATTGATGACGAAGTGGGGCCTCGGCTATTCCGGCTCGACGATGAGCTATACCGACGCGCCCGACGCGCAACACAAGATGGGCGAATTCATCGCGCGTTGCCGCGAGCATGACGTGCTGTGCGATTCGTTCCACCTGTCGTCCGGCTACACGTCGATTGGCGCGAAGCGTTATATATTCAACTGGAATCACGAGAAATTTCCGGACATCGACGGTTTCGTGCACGGCTATCTGCGCGAGGGCGTGAAGCTGTGCGCGAACATCAAGCCGTGCCTGTTGCAGGATCACCCGGCATTCGACGAAGCCGCACAGGCGGGGTTGCTGATCGAATCCCGCGACGGCGAGCCCGCATGGGTTCAGTTCTGGGACGAAGTGGGCGCGTATCTCGACTTCACGAATCCCGCCACCATCGACTGGTGGAAAGCACGCGTGAAGGACAGTCTGCTGCGCCATGGCATTGCATCGACGTGGAACGACAACAACGAGTTCGAAATCTGGACGCCCGACGCGATCGCGCAGGGCTTCGGCGAGCCGTTCCCGGCGCACCAGGCCAAGGTGCTGCAGACACAGTTGATGATGCGCGCGTCACGCGACGCGCAGCGCGAGCACTCGCCCGGCACGCGGCCATTCCTCGTGTCGCGCTCGGGCGGCGTCGGCATGCATCGTTATGTGCAGACGTGGTCCGGCGACAACTACACGTCGTGGGAGACGCTGCGCTACAACCTGAAAATGGGTCTTGGCCTCGCGATGTCGGGCGTGTCGAACAGCGGTCATGACATCGGCGGATTTTCCGGTCCGGCGCCCGAGCCGGAACTGCTGCTGCGCTGGGTCGCGTTCGGCATTTTTCTGCCGCGTTTCAGCATCCATTCGTGGAACGACGACGGCACCGTCAACGAACCCTGGATGTATCCCGAAGCGACTGCGCAGATTGCCGGGCTCATCAAGCTGCGGTATCGGCTGATTCCGTATCTGTACGAACTGCTGTGGCAATCGCACCGTTCGTACGAACCGGTGCTGCGGCCGCTGTTCGCGGAGTTTCCGAACGATCCGCGCTGCCTCGCGGACGGTGATGACATGATGCTCGGTGCGTCGCTGCTCGTTGCGCCTGTCGTGGAGCAAGGGCAAAGCAAGCGCGACGTGTATCTGCCGGCGGGCGCGCGCTGGGCGTCGTACTGGAGCGGCGAGGTGTTCGAGGGCGGGCAGGGCGTGACGCTGCCGGCGCCGTTCGAGCAACCCGTGATGCTGCTGCGCGAAGGCGGTGTCATGCCGTTGAACGTCGCGGAGCAGCACTTTGCGCGACCCGCTGATGAGCGCGCGTTCATTGCGCTGCCATTTGAAGGCGCCGGGACGGCGCAAGGCGGTTGTGTCGAGGACGACGGCGAAACGCAAGCATGGCGCGATGGCGCGCAAGGGCACTGGAAGGTCGCTATTGCAAGCGATGCCACCACACTGCGTATCGCTATCGACCGGGAAGGGCAGATGCCGTTCGAGCAACACGACGTGCGACTCAGCGTGCCTTCATCCGAGACCCGCGTGGCCATCTGCACGAACGGCGAAGTGATCAGCGATTCAATCGTGAGCGGCTGGCGCCGACTGACGCTGCGTCTCGCGCATCCATAA
- a CDS encoding MFS transporter, whose translation MRTIIGLRWWIIALVCLGTIVNYLSRNALGVMAPELKTLLHMNTQQYSYVVGAFQIGYTIMQPVCGLIIDLIGLRLGFALFACLWSATGMLHGLASGWLSLAALRGLMGLSEAVAIPAGMKVVAEWFPNREKSVAVGYFNAGTSLGSLFAPPLVVFLSLRYGWQSAFAVTGALGFVWAALWYVFYRAPADHKRISEKERAAIVEGQTPPAAHGQDKRRIREVLGTRRFWAIAQARFFAEPAWQTFSFWIPLYLATERHMDLKQIAMFAWLPFLAADLGGLFGGYLSPFLMKRLRVPLIWSRIAGVVLGAFMMIGPACIGLVASPYEAIALFCVGGFAHQMISALVNTLAADVFEPGEVGTAAGFAGMAAWIGGLGFSLMVGALADKIGYTPLFGALGAFDLIGATLLVILMRGVSRDARLQRVENGAGSAA comes from the coding sequence TTGAGAACAATCATTGGCCTGCGCTGGTGGATCATCGCGCTCGTGTGCCTCGGGACCATCGTCAACTACCTGTCGCGCAACGCGCTCGGCGTCATGGCGCCGGAGCTGAAGACGTTGCTGCACATGAACACGCAGCAGTATTCGTATGTCGTCGGCGCGTTCCAGATCGGCTACACGATCATGCAGCCGGTCTGCGGCCTGATCATCGATCTGATCGGGCTGCGTCTGGGCTTCGCGCTGTTCGCCTGCCTGTGGTCGGCGACGGGCATGCTGCATGGTCTCGCGAGCGGCTGGCTGTCGCTCGCCGCATTGCGCGGTCTGATGGGCTTGTCGGAAGCCGTCGCGATTCCTGCCGGCATGAAGGTGGTTGCCGAGTGGTTTCCGAATCGCGAGAAGTCGGTGGCTGTCGGCTATTTCAACGCGGGCACGTCGCTCGGCTCCTTGTTCGCGCCGCCGCTGGTGGTGTTTCTCTCGCTGCGCTACGGCTGGCAGAGCGCGTTTGCCGTGACGGGCGCGCTGGGTTTCGTGTGGGCGGCGCTCTGGTACGTGTTCTATCGCGCGCCCGCCGACCACAAGCGCATCAGCGAGAAAGAACGCGCGGCCATCGTCGAAGGGCAGACGCCGCCCGCCGCCCATGGGCAGGACAAACGCCGCATCCGCGAAGTGCTCGGCACGCGCCGTTTCTGGGCGATCGCGCAGGCGCGCTTTTTCGCCGAGCCGGCCTGGCAAACCTTCAGCTTCTGGATTCCTCTCTATCTCGCCACCGAGCGCCACATGGACCTGAAGCAGATCGCGATGTTCGCGTGGCTGCCGTTCCTCGCAGCCGACCTCGGCGGTCTGTTCGGCGGTTATCTGTCGCCGTTCCTGATGAAGCGGCTGCGCGTGCCGCTGATCTGGTCGCGCATCGCGGGCGTCGTGCTGGGCGCATTCATGATGATCGGTCCGGCGTGCATCGGGCTGGTCGCTTCGCCGTACGAGGCCATTGCGCTGTTCTGCGTCGGCGGCTTCGCGCACCAGATGATTTCCGCGCTCGTCAACACTCTCGCCGCCGACGTGTTCGAACCCGGTGAAGTCGGCACCGCAGCGGGCTTTGCGGGCATGGCGGCGTGGATCGGCGGGCTGGGTTTTTCGCTGATGGTGGGCGCGCTGGCCGACAAGATCGGCTACACGCCGCTGTTTGGCGCGCTCGGCGCGTTCGACCTGATCGGCGCGACGCTGCTGGTGATCCTGATGCGCGGCGTGTCGCGCGACGCCCGTCTGCAACGCGTCGAAAACGGCGCGGGCAGCGCGGCCTGA
- a CDS encoding glutathione S-transferase family protein — protein sequence MIVYKFGDGSGAMPPDLSPFVVKLETWLRLSGIPYEGRIGKLNAMPKKKLPVAEIDGVTICDSSAIIAYLQRRHPNALDDARLDPQQRARSATIKALFETHLYFVTVYFRWAVERNMAAYTPLLIDYARLTSPPPVRPLIGMFAPLLMPVIRRKVLRQAWEQGTGRHSYDEVAQMGIEGWQAVAGLLGDQRFLLGDEPTTIDATGFAWVHTAIAPPFDSPVRDFVSQHPALMAYRERIAERCWPDLTRAPRR from the coding sequence ATGATCGTTTACAAGTTCGGCGACGGTTCCGGCGCAATGCCGCCCGATCTCAGTCCATTCGTCGTCAAGCTCGAAACGTGGCTGAGGCTGTCGGGCATTCCGTACGAAGGACGCATCGGCAAGCTCAACGCGATGCCGAAAAAAAAGCTGCCCGTCGCCGAGATCGACGGCGTGACGATCTGCGATTCGTCCGCGATCATCGCCTACCTGCAACGCCGCCACCCGAACGCACTCGACGACGCGCGGCTCGATCCGCAGCAGCGCGCGCGATCGGCCACGATCAAGGCGCTCTTCGAAACGCATCTGTATTTCGTGACCGTGTATTTTCGTTGGGCTGTCGAGCGCAACATGGCGGCCTACACGCCGCTTCTGATCGACTACGCGCGCCTCACGTCGCCGCCGCCCGTCCGCCCGCTGATCGGCATGTTCGCGCCGCTGCTGATGCCCGTGATTCGCCGCAAGGTGTTACGCCAGGCGTGGGAGCAAGGTACGGGACGGCATAGCTACGACGAAGTCGCGCAGATGGGCATCGAAGGCTGGCAGGCCGTCGCCGGTCTGCTCGGCGACCAGCGCTTCCTGCTCGGCGACGAGCCGACGACGATCGACGCCACCGGCTTCGCGTGGGTCCACACGGCAATCGCGCCGCCCTTCGACAGTCCCGTGCGCGATTTCGTCTCGCAGCATCCCGCCTTGATGGCGTATCGCGAGCGGATCGCCGAACGCTGCTGGCCCGACCTGACGCGAGCGCCGCGACGCTGA
- a CDS encoding LysE family translocator has protein sequence MTSLPMLSANVLFAYSAYFVGTASPGPSNLAIMSIASTDGRKAAFAFAAGVVCGSCFWAMLAALGLSAALLAFSGAMVGLKIVGGCYLLWLAFKSGRAAWQPRAARTQAAGGQLTLRRIYTRGLLLHLTNPKAILVWISVVALASPANGGAPHMLAIVAGCLAIGMLVFGSYAALFSTPLARRVYLSIRRWLDGGLAIVFGLAGLKLLTSRT, from the coding sequence ATGACCAGCCTTCCGATGCTCTCCGCGAACGTCCTGTTCGCCTACTCCGCGTATTTCGTCGGCACGGCAAGCCCGGGGCCGAGCAATCTGGCCATCATGTCGATCGCGTCAACGGACGGGCGCAAGGCCGCCTTCGCGTTCGCGGCGGGCGTCGTGTGCGGCTCGTGCTTCTGGGCGATGCTGGCGGCGCTCGGGCTGTCGGCGGCGCTGCTGGCGTTCTCGGGAGCGATGGTCGGGCTGAAGATTGTCGGCGGCTGCTATCTGCTGTGGCTCGCGTTCAAGTCGGGCCGCGCGGCATGGCAGCCGCGCGCTGCGCGGACGCAGGCGGCGGGCGGGCAACTGACGTTGCGCCGCATCTACACGCGCGGCTTGCTGCTGCATCTGACGAACCCGAAGGCGATTCTGGTGTGGATTTCGGTGGTGGCGCTCGCCTCGCCTGCGAACGGCGGCGCACCGCATATGCTGGCCATCGTCGCCGGATGCCTCGCGATCGGCATGCTGGTGTTCGGCAGCTATGCGGCGCTGTTCTCGACACCGCTCGCGCGCCGCGTGTACCTGTCGATTCGCCGCTGGCTCGACGGCGGCCTCGCGATCGTCTTCGGCCTCGCGGGTTTGAAGCTGTTGACCTCGCGCACCTGA
- a CDS encoding endo alpha-1,4 polygalactosaminidase: MDAVLKSAFDGARRGCAVLVAALMLTLAFSLADASVAAPPASQSVDRPAGLVQTRAFDASPWMSYYGDAAALGSVTRAASTFRVIDVDLDPDADNFTPAEVAALKHDGRNIVLSYLNLGSCETYRSYWRDVPEGFVSCGANKAAHAGAYRGYRQETWMNLSNADYQRLIVDYVAPRLVAQGADGFYLDNLEIVEHGTSTRNGPCDAACAQGGLDLVRKLREKYPALVFVMQNATGRTTREGMTGGIAFASLLDGVAHEEVYAPKYDAAAEAELGAWQALALRPNGHAFWIATLDYVGGCDAAAKARRVFARSRAKGFVPYASDSSAKQGVVCYW, encoded by the coding sequence GTGGACGCAGTTCTGAAGAGCGCGTTTGATGGTGCGCGGCGTGGTTGCGCCGTGCTGGTTGCGGCGTTGATGTTGACGTTGGCGTTCTCGCTGGCCGATGCCAGCGTGGCTGCGCCGCCGGCATCGCAGTCCGTCGATCGACCCGCCGGCCTCGTGCAGACCCGCGCATTCGACGCGTCGCCGTGGATGTCGTATTACGGCGATGCAGCGGCGCTCGGCAGCGTGACACGGGCAGCGTCGACCTTTCGCGTCATCGACGTCGATCTCGATCCCGACGCGGACAACTTCACGCCCGCCGAAGTCGCCGCGCTCAAGCACGACGGCCGCAACATCGTGTTGAGCTACCTGAACCTCGGATCGTGCGAAACGTATCGCTCGTACTGGCGCGACGTGCCGGAAGGCTTCGTGTCATGCGGGGCGAACAAGGCGGCGCACGCGGGCGCGTATCGCGGCTACCGGCAGGAGACGTGGATGAACCTGTCGAATGCGGATTATCAGCGGCTCATCGTCGATTACGTCGCGCCGCGTCTGGTCGCGCAGGGCGCCGACGGCTTCTATCTCGACAACCTCGAAATCGTCGAACACGGTACGTCGACGCGCAACGGCCCGTGCGACGCCGCGTGCGCGCAAGGCGGCCTCGATCTCGTGCGCAAGCTGCGCGAGAAATACCCGGCACTCGTCTTCGTGATGCAGAACGCCACCGGCCGCACGACGCGCGAGGGCATGACGGGCGGCATCGCGTTCGCATCGCTGCTCGATGGCGTCGCGCATGAAGAGGTGTATGCGCCGAAGTACGACGCTGCGGCGGAAGCGGAACTGGGCGCGTGGCAAGCGTTGGCGCTCAGGCCGAATGGACACGCGTTCTGGATTGCGACGCTCGACTATGTCGGCGGTTGCGATGCGGCCGCGAAAGCGCGCCGTGTGTTCGCGCGCAGCCGTGCCAAAGGCTTCGTGCCGTATGCCTCGGACAGCAGCGCGAAGCAGGGCGTCGTGTGCTACTGGTAG
- a CDS encoding putative bifunctional diguanylate cyclase/phosphodiesterase yields the protein MSRPVTADIATDKPSDSTRHRSDLAVEVLASEQSVLRLLTRSTPLPELLAEVCRRAETLLGEGSRCSILVLDTDGFTVRVGAAPSLPAQYSAAIDGMSIGPCAGSCGTAMYDRRLVIVEDIESDPLWADYRHLALPLGLRACWSVPFEDDAGQVLGAFGVYYDRRRGPDEDEHALLREIGQSVGLAVHQDLMRKRLAESEEHHRLVVDHLNEGIVVQTRDGIVLACNPSARRMLRATGEVIGQDIYKVIRAAYWEDGSPVKPGDQPTQRVLRTGNPVVGMTLRLELTGGESLWITENVVPIVKPGETEPNAVLISFNDISAVRSARAQLQHLATRDSLTGLYNRAFLADRMSALLAPHAGADGHDAGAARRAVTRLAVLFVDLDGFKKVNDIAGHEAGDALLCSVAARLAACVRREDTLARVGGDEFVIATGGYDDASFLTSFAQRVLDTIAMPFAVGGNEYYLGASIGISLYPEDGHDAQTLMRNADSAMYHAKQRGRNNFQFFTAELSQRLQRRFAIEQLLRRALVADELSLAYQPIVEGATGRIVGAEALLRWHNGELGNVSPAEFIPVAEDTGLIIDIGRWVLENACLQAVEWRRTITPHLMMAVNLSPRQINGELIGHVALSLEHAGLEASALELEITEGVLMSDSDAVMPLLTTLARMGVRISVDDFGTGYSSLSYLKRFPLHSLKVDRSFVAGLPGHRDAVAITHAVVAMAHSLGMNVTAEGVETSEQAAFLRSIGCERQQGYLFGRPVVPGEFAREAQRLQAGL from the coding sequence ATGAGTCGTCCAGTGACTGCAGACATCGCGACTGACAAACCATCCGACAGCACTCGCCACCGGTCCGATCTGGCCGTCGAGGTGCTGGCGTCGGAGCAGAGCGTATTGCGCCTGCTCACGCGCAGCACGCCATTGCCCGAACTGCTGGCGGAGGTGTGCCGCCGCGCCGAAACGCTGCTAGGCGAGGGCTCGCGCTGCTCGATCCTCGTGCTCGATACGGATGGCTTCACCGTGCGGGTCGGCGCGGCCCCGTCGCTGCCGGCGCAGTACAGCGCGGCCATCGACGGCATGTCGATCGGCCCGTGCGCCGGTTCCTGCGGCACGGCGATGTACGACCGGCGGCTGGTGATCGTGGAGGACATCGAAAGCGATCCGCTGTGGGCGGACTACCGGCATCTCGCGCTGCCGCTCGGGCTGCGCGCCTGCTGGTCGGTGCCGTTCGAGGACGACGCGGGTCAGGTGCTGGGCGCGTTCGGCGTCTACTACGACAGGCGCCGGGGTCCGGACGAAGACGAACATGCGCTGCTGCGCGAGATCGGCCAGAGTGTCGGTCTTGCCGTTCATCAGGATCTGATGCGCAAGCGCCTCGCGGAAAGCGAGGAGCATCACAGGCTCGTCGTCGATCATCTCAACGAAGGCATCGTCGTGCAGACGCGCGACGGCATCGTGCTGGCCTGCAATCCGAGTGCGCGGCGCATGCTGCGGGCGACGGGCGAAGTGATCGGCCAGGACATCTACAAGGTGATTCGCGCCGCGTACTGGGAGGACGGCTCGCCCGTCAAGCCAGGCGACCAGCCGACGCAGCGCGTTCTGCGCACGGGCAATCCCGTGGTCGGCATGACGCTGCGGCTCGAGCTGACAGGCGGCGAATCGCTCTGGATCACCGAGAACGTGGTGCCCATCGTCAAGCCCGGCGAGACTGAGCCGAACGCCGTGCTCATATCGTTCAACGACATCAGCGCGGTGCGCTCGGCGCGTGCGCAACTGCAGCACCTCGCCACGCGCGATTCGCTGACCGGGCTCTACAACCGCGCGTTTCTCGCCGACCGGATGAGCGCGCTGCTCGCGCCGCATGCGGGCGCCGACGGGCACGACGCCGGGGCGGCTCGACGGGCGGTGACGCGACTGGCCGTGCTGTTCGTCGATCTCGACGGCTTCAAGAAAGTCAACGACATCGCCGGCCACGAGGCGGGCGATGCGCTGTTATGCAGCGTCGCTGCGCGGCTCGCGGCCTGCGTGCGCCGCGAGGACACGCTTGCGCGCGTCGGCGGCGACGAGTTCGTGATCGCGACGGGCGGCTATGACGACGCATCGTTCCTGACTTCGTTCGCGCAGCGCGTGCTCGACACGATCGCAATGCCGTTCGCGGTCGGCGGCAACGAGTATTACCTTGGCGCGTCGATCGGCATCAGCCTGTATCCCGAAGACGGACACGACGCGCAGACGCTGATGCGCAACGCCGACTCGGCGATGTACCACGCGAAGCAGCGCGGCCGCAACAACTTCCAGTTCTTCACGGCCGAGTTGAGCCAGCGTCTGCAACGGCGCTTCGCGATCGAGCAGTTGCTGCGGCGCGCGCTCGTCGCCGACGAACTGAGCCTCGCGTATCAGCCGATCGTCGAGGGCGCGACGGGGCGCATCGTCGGCGCCGAAGCGCTGCTGCGCTGGCATAACGGCGAACTGGGCAATGTGTCGCCCGCCGAATTCATTCCCGTCGCCGAAGATACCGGCCTCATCATCGATATCGGCCGCTGGGTGCTGGAGAACGCGTGCCTGCAGGCCGTCGAATGGCGCCGGACGATCACGCCGCATCTGATGATGGCCGTGAACCTGTCGCCGCGTCAGATCAACGGCGAGCTGATCGGGCATGTGGCGTTGAGCCTGGAGCACGCGGGGCTGGAAGCGTCGGCGCTCGAACTGGAGATTACGGAAGGCGTGCTGATGAGCGACAGCGATGCCGTCATGCCGCTGCTGACGACGCTCGCGCGCATGGGCGTGCGCATATCCGTCGACGATTTCGGCACCGGCTATTCGTCGCTGTCCTATCTGAAGCGCTTTCCGTTGCACAGTCTGAAGGTGGACCGCTCGTTCGTCGCGGGTTTGCCCGGGCATCGCGATGCCGTCGCCATCACGCATGCCGTCGTTGCGATGGCGCATTCGCTCGGCATGAACGTGACGGCGGAAGGCGTCGAAACCAGCGAGCAGGCGGCGTTTCTGCGCTCGATCGGCTGCGAGCGGCAGCAGGGCTATCTGTTCGGCCGGCCCGTCGTGCCGGGCGAGTTCGCGCGCGAAGCGCAGCGGCTGCAGGCGGGCCTCTGA